One window from the genome of Artemia franciscana chromosome 12, ASM3288406v1, whole genome shotgun sequence encodes:
- the LOC136033540 gene encoding uncharacterized protein LOC136033540: MPCSTLNIGSDGLKKIAELKYLGTIINSDGSLTHADYANDHALVSDSPSKLTEALQILADEALKIGLLINWQKPKVMFVEPRNSPRLPRVLMVGDKPAEIVDEFTYLGSILSNDGSILKDLMNRIAKASAVVGRLSALWRKPYISHRTKMRIYNASVGPVLLYVAKTWPGTQSVLSTVNIAQTKHLRCIEGLCWHNFVSNKNLLLLTAQTPFSVQLVQRALRWYGHLLRMPPTLPH, translated from the exons ATGCCGTGCTCGACACTTAATATCGGTTCTGATGGGCTGAAGAAGATTGCAGAATTGAAGTATCTTGGAACCATCATAAATTCTGATGGAAGCCTGACGC ATGCTGACTATGCCAATGACCATGCTCTTGTCTCTGATTCACCGTCGAAGCTCACAGAAGCCCTACAGATCCTTGCTGATGAAGCCTTAAAGATAGGGCTGTTGATTAATTGGCAGAAGCCTAAAGTGATGTTTGTTGAACCCCGTAACTCACCGCGTCTCCCACGAGTCCTAATGGTCGGTGACAAACCAGCTGAGATTGTTGATGAATTTACTTACCTTggctctatcctctcaaatgacGGATCAATCCTCAAAGATCTAATGAACCGAATTGCCAAAGCCTCAGCAGTAGTGGGAAGACTAAGTGCCCTTTGGAGGAAACCTTATATCAGCCATAGGACCAAGATGCGCATATACAATGCTTCAGTGGGACCTGTGCTTCTTTACGTAGCCAAAACCTGGCCAGGTACTCAGTCCGTTCTTAGCAccgtaaatatagcccaaacaaaacatcttcGCTGCATTGAAGGACTATGCTGGCACAATTTTGTTAGCAACAAGAACCTCCTGTTGCTAACTGCTCAAACACCCTTCTCAGTCCAACTCGTCCAACGAGCACTACGCTGGTATGGACATCTCCTTCGCATGCCCCCAACACTCCCACACTAA